A single region of the Streptomyces virginiae genome encodes:
- a CDS encoding SpoIIE family protein phosphatase, which produces MAAAERDGPEPVRRSPVTGPGERFALNGMGSLEWDLVAGTVVLDEAAMEVFDLGPQDFDGTVAGIGLRVPPEDGLRLTDIVEGVLAGSSDTYGAYFTVRRRDGRDQWTHTAGRVLRDDSGQPERIVGIVRDATAELAQATLLRKLEAARAQQTTIVQRTTEALSRAVTVDDVTAALTGAGALERLGADGLALGLVEGGSVKIIALSGESLEILGERRFTRLDGSLPLSHTVLTRQARFVTSLAELGDEFPLLADYLNRIRYDAAAYLPLIAQAKAIGGLVLFYRRRTEFSPEERNLCLGLAGIVAQSLQRALLFDQEREFATGLQASMLPRRIPEISGGEIAVRYHAAWSGREVGGDWYDVISLPRDRVGVVVGDVQGHDTHAAAIMGQLRIALRAYAGEGHPPSTVLARASRFLAELDTERFATCMYAQVDLETGGVRAVRAGHLGPLIRHTDGRTGWPKVRGGLPLGLASLFEYEEFPETRLDLVPGETLVLCTDGLVEEPGTTITAGMDALAQAVRSGPQGAAALADHLSDRLWERWGSGDDVALLVLRRAPDPGTHRAPRIHQYVHQADPEGLSEARYALRQALRDWGMPELADDVEVAAGELLVNALLHTDGGAVLTMEVLPEPVRRIRLWVKDRSSVWPRRRTPGEAATTGRGLLLVDALATHWGVESRGDGKAVWCEFDAAGRTRSAG; this is translated from the coding sequence GTGGCAGCGGCGGAACGGGACGGACCCGAGCCGGTCCGACGGTCCCCCGTGACCGGGCCCGGGGAACGGTTCGCGCTCAACGGCATGGGCAGTCTCGAATGGGACCTGGTCGCCGGGACGGTGGTGCTGGACGAGGCCGCGATGGAGGTCTTCGACCTCGGACCCCAGGACTTCGACGGCACCGTGGCCGGTATCGGGCTGCGGGTCCCGCCCGAGGACGGGCTCCGGCTGACGGACATCGTCGAGGGGGTCCTGGCCGGCAGCTCGGACACGTACGGCGCCTACTTCACGGTGCGCCGGCGCGACGGACGCGATCAGTGGACGCACACCGCGGGCCGTGTGCTCCGGGACGACTCGGGGCAGCCGGAGCGGATCGTGGGGATCGTCCGGGACGCGACCGCGGAGCTGGCCCAGGCGACGCTGCTGCGCAAGCTGGAGGCGGCGCGCGCCCAGCAGACCACGATCGTGCAGCGGACCACGGAGGCCCTGTCGCGGGCGGTGACGGTCGACGACGTCACGGCCGCGCTGACCGGGGCGGGCGCGCTGGAGCGGCTCGGCGCGGACGGGCTGGCCCTGGGGCTGGTCGAGGGCGGCAGCGTCAAGATCATCGCATTGAGCGGGGAGTCCCTGGAGATCCTCGGCGAGCGCAGGTTCACCCGCCTGGACGGTTCGCTGCCGCTGTCGCACACGGTGCTCACCCGGCAGGCACGTTTCGTCACCTCGCTCGCCGAGCTCGGCGACGAGTTCCCGCTCCTCGCGGACTACCTGAACCGGATCCGGTACGACGCCGCCGCCTACCTGCCGCTGATCGCGCAGGCCAAGGCCATCGGCGGGCTGGTCCTGTTCTACCGGCGGCGCACCGAGTTCAGCCCCGAGGAGCGCAACCTGTGCCTGGGTCTGGCGGGCATCGTGGCCCAGTCACTCCAACGGGCGCTCCTGTTCGACCAGGAGCGCGAGTTCGCGACCGGCCTGCAGGCGTCCATGCTGCCGCGCCGGATCCCCGAGATCAGCGGCGGGGAGATCGCGGTCCGCTACCACGCGGCCTGGAGCGGGCGGGAGGTCGGCGGGGACTGGTACGACGTGATCTCGCTGCCCCGCGACCGGGTGGGCGTGGTGGTGGGCGACGTGCAGGGCCACGACACGCACGCGGCGGCGATCATGGGTCAGCTGCGGATCGCGCTGCGGGCGTACGCGGGGGAGGGCCATCCGCCGTCCACCGTGCTGGCCCGGGCCTCGCGCTTCCTCGCCGAGTTGGACACCGAACGCTTCGCCACGTGCATGTACGCGCAGGTGGATCTGGAGACGGGCGGCGTACGGGCGGTCCGCGCGGGTCACCTCGGACCGCTGATCCGGCACACGGACGGGCGTACGGGCTGGCCCAAGGTGCGCGGCGGACTACCGCTCGGGCTGGCCTCGCTCTTCGAGTACGAGGAGTTCCCCGAGACCCGACTGGACCTGGTCCCCGGAGAGACCCTGGTGCTGTGCACGGACGGCCTGGTGGAGGAGCCGGGCACCACCATCACCGCCGGGATGGACGCCCTGGCCCAGGCGGTGCGCAGCGGCCCGCAGGGAGCCGCCGCGCTCGCCGACCACCTCTCCGACCGGCTCTGGGAGCGCTGGGGCTCCGGGGACGACGTGGCCCTGCTGGTGCTGCGCCGGGCCCCCGACCCGGGCACCCACCGGGCGCCACGCATCCACCAGTACGTCCACCAGGCCGACCCGGAAGGCCTCTCGGAGGCCCGCTACGCCCTGCGTCAGGCCCTGCGCGACTGGGGCATGCCGGAGCTCGCCGACGACGTGGAGGTCGCGGCCGGGGAGCTGCTGGTCAACGCCCTGCTGCACACCGACGGCGGGGCGGTGCTGACGATGGAGGTGCTGCCGGAGCCGGTCCGGCGGATCCGGCTGTGGGTCAAGGACCGCTCCAGCGTGTGGCCGCGCCGGCGCACCCCGGGCGAGGCGGCCACCACGGGGCGCGGGTTGCTGCTGGTGGACGCGCTGGCCACGCACTGGGGCGTGGAGTCCCGGGGCGACGGCAAGGCGGTGTGGTGCGAGTTCGACGCCGCGGGCAGGACCCGGAGCGCGGGGTGA
- a CDS encoding glycosyl hydrolase — MPRPRRRLASTCIGTVTAGLLATGAALATPENDRPEGSDIAMGAYLDYGPPGVARIPHLSNWLGGKDIRVGHTYLPGDKWAGIAGGVSFLEDWADWRRAEDDRMFVLNVPMQERNEDRVSDRQVARLIRAGAAGQYDQHFRRLAERLVELGVPDTVIVLGWEMNGVTYTHRCAPDPEGWKVYWKRIVTTMRAVPGQKFRFDFAPNRGTDAIGWTKCYPGDDVVDVIGMDSYDQGPGQTFDDQITQPYGLQQQVDFAKAHGKPISYPEWGLFRRGDNPEYVRRMLKWIAQHKPLYHTITDYCPHGVWQCKDNPDSAKVFRDALMPERPGPVVPTPVVPTPVVPTPAVPTPVVPTPVVPTPQVPTPQVPTPQVPAPTPVVPTPQVPAPTPVVPTPAVPTPVVPTPQVPSPTPVVPSPQTPLPVSPSPLVPTPVTPVPVTPSPVTPSPVTPSPVAPSPQVPVPVTPSPAVPTPEVPDPDTDPETDPTPTPTPKPSPAVPTPQVPAPVTPKPEPTPPKPLPQPTPPPVNSKHWCVPLNFGEWLSKLVGTQSVCIKLDFGKNSGIWPF, encoded by the coding sequence ATGCCCAGACCACGCCGCCGACTGGCGAGCACCTGCATCGGTACGGTCACGGCCGGACTGCTGGCCACCGGCGCCGCCCTCGCGACGCCCGAGAACGACCGGCCCGAGGGCTCCGACATCGCCATGGGCGCCTATCTCGACTACGGGCCGCCCGGGGTGGCCCGGATCCCGCACCTGTCGAACTGGCTGGGCGGCAAGGACATCCGGGTCGGACACACCTACCTCCCCGGCGACAAGTGGGCCGGTATCGCGGGCGGTGTCTCGTTCCTGGAGGACTGGGCCGACTGGCGCCGGGCCGAGGACGACCGGATGTTCGTCCTCAACGTGCCCATGCAGGAGCGGAACGAGGACCGGGTGTCCGACCGGCAGGTGGCCCGGCTGATCAGGGCGGGCGCGGCGGGCCAGTACGACCAGCACTTCCGGCGGCTGGCCGAGCGGCTGGTGGAGCTGGGCGTGCCGGACACGGTGATCGTGCTCGGCTGGGAGATGAACGGCGTCACCTACACCCACCGGTGCGCACCGGACCCGGAGGGCTGGAAGGTGTACTGGAAGCGCATCGTCACGACGATGCGCGCCGTTCCCGGACAGAAGTTCAGGTTCGACTTCGCCCCGAACAGGGGTACGGACGCGATCGGCTGGACGAAGTGCTACCCCGGCGACGACGTGGTCGACGTCATCGGGATGGACTCGTACGACCAGGGTCCCGGCCAGACCTTCGACGACCAGATCACCCAGCCGTACGGACTCCAGCAGCAGGTCGACTTCGCGAAAGCACACGGCAAGCCGATCTCCTACCCGGAGTGGGGTCTGTTCCGGCGCGGGGACAACCCGGAGTACGTGCGGCGCATGCTGAAGTGGATCGCGCAGCACAAGCCGCTCTACCACACCATCACCGACTACTGTCCGCACGGCGTGTGGCAGTGCAAGGACAACCCGGACTCCGCGAAGGTCTTCCGCGACGCGCTGATGCCCGAGCGCCCGGGCCCGGTGGTCCCGACCCCGGTGGTGCCCACGCCGGTCGTGCCGACCCCGGCGGTCCCGACCCCCGTGGTGCCCACGCCGGTCGTGCCCACCCCTCAGGTCCCGACGCCCCAGGTCCCCACGCCTCAGGTCCCCGCGCCCACACCGGTGGTCCCTACGCCTCAGGTCCCCGCGCCCACGCCGGTGGTCCCGACGCCCGCGGTCCCCACACCCGTGGTCCCGACGCCCCAGGTCCCGTCGCCCACGCCGGTGGTCCCGAGCCCGCAGACCCCGCTGCCGGTCAGCCCGAGCCCGCTCGTCCCGACACCGGTCACCCCGGTGCCGGTCACTCCGAGCCCGGTGACCCCGAGCCCGGTGACCCCGAGCCCGGTCGCCCCGAGCCCGCAGGTCCCGGTGCCGGTCACGCCCAGCCCGGCCGTCCCGACACCCGAGGTCCCCGACCCCGACACCGACCCCGAGACCGACCCCACGCCCACGCCCACGCCCAAGCCCTCGCCGGCGGTCCCGACGCCGCAGGTCCCGGCGCCGGTCACGCCGAAGCCCGAGCCCACGCCGCCGAAGCCCCTGCCTCAGCCCACACCGCCGCCCGTCAACAGCAAGCACTGGTGCGTGCCGCTCAACTTCGGCGAGTGGCTCTCCAAGCTGGTCGGCACGCAGTCGGTCTGCATCAAGCTGGACTTCGGCAAGAACTCCGGCATCTGGCCCTTCTAG
- a CDS encoding NAD(P)-binding domain-containing protein, whose amino-acid sequence MDDLVVIGAGPYGLSIAAHAAAAGLDVRLLGRPMASWRDHMPDGMYLKSEPWSSNLSAPDGRHTLADYCATVGMTAEHGTPLAIGTFSAYGMWFARQAAPEVEEVTVLEVTPQGDGFRVRTAEGPPLLARTVALAVGVMPFVRHPEALRELPPTHYSHSSGHRDLSGFAGREVAVLGAGQAALETAALLAEQGARPALVARRTRLNWNTVPQPLDRSPLRSLRDPHSGLGTGWRSWVWSELPGAVRRLPAPTRERIAATALGPAGAWWLRDRFERRVPVLLGHRLHRAVAVGERIRLGLTTGAGESVVLDTAHVIAATGFLPELDRLELLDAGLRAALETVGESRAPELSAGFESSWPGLFFAGLLTAPSFGPSMRFVHGAGFTAGRLVRGVRKRLGARGPRPGPPGVARQGRAATPGHVPGVPPGHPKTYLR is encoded by the coding sequence ATCGACGATCTCGTGGTGATCGGCGCGGGCCCGTACGGGCTGTCGATCGCGGCCCATGCGGCGGCCGCGGGGCTCGACGTACGGCTGCTGGGGCGGCCGATGGCCTCGTGGCGCGACCACATGCCCGACGGCATGTACCTGAAGTCGGAGCCCTGGTCGTCCAACCTGTCCGCGCCGGACGGGCGGCACACCCTGGCCGATTACTGCGCCACCGTCGGCATGACGGCGGAACACGGCACTCCGCTGGCGATCGGGACGTTCAGCGCGTACGGGATGTGGTTCGCCCGGCAGGCCGCGCCCGAGGTGGAGGAGGTGACCGTCCTGGAGGTGACCCCGCAGGGCGACGGCTTCCGCGTCCGCACCGCCGAGGGGCCGCCCCTCCTGGCCCGTACGGTGGCCCTCGCGGTCGGGGTGATGCCCTTCGTCCGCCACCCCGAGGCGCTACGGGAGCTTCCGCCCACGCACTACTCGCACAGCAGCGGCCACCGGGACCTGAGCGGCTTCGCGGGCCGTGAGGTCGCCGTGCTCGGGGCCGGGCAGGCGGCCCTGGAGACCGCCGCCCTGCTGGCCGAGCAGGGCGCCCGACCCGCCCTGGTGGCCCGGCGCACCCGGCTGAACTGGAACACCGTCCCGCAGCCCCTGGACCGGTCCCCGCTGCGGTCCCTGCGCGATCCCCACAGCGGCCTCGGCACCGGCTGGCGCAGCTGGGTCTGGTCGGAGCTGCCCGGGGCGGTGCGCCGGCTGCCCGCGCCCACCCGGGAGCGGATCGCGGCCACGGCGCTGGGGCCGGCCGGCGCCTGGTGGCTGCGGGACCGCTTCGAGCGGCGCGTCCCCGTCCTGCTCGGGCACCGGCTGCACCGGGCGGTGGCGGTGGGCGAGCGGATCCGGCTCGGGCTGACCACCGGGGCGGGGGAATCGGTGGTGCTGGACACCGCCCACGTCATCGCGGCCACCGGCTTCCTGCCGGAGCTGGACCGGCTGGAGCTGCTCGACGCGGGGCTGCGGGCGGCGCTGGAGACCGTGGGGGAGAGCCGGGCGCCGGAGCTGAGCGCCGGGTTCGAGTCCTCGTGGCCCGGACTGTTCTTCGCGGGGCTGCTGACGGCTCCCTCATTCGGCCCTTCCATGCGATTCGTGCACGGCGCGGGCTTCACGGCGGGGAGACTGGTGAGAGGAGTCCGCAAGCGCCTCGGTGCCCGGGGTCCGCGGCCGGGTCCGCCCGGTGTCGCCCGGCAGGGCCGGGCTGCCACCCCCGGGCACGTTCCGGGGGTGCCCCCAGGGCATCCGAAGACGTATCTGCGGTGA
- a CDS encoding DUF6299 family protein codes for MRSSARRMSLVAFSALAATTLFTAPAGATVFEQGISVRDAYVAHDGAVTLSGTYHCEQASPMGAMQIKATVAQEGGGRLSVGAEQIVCDGQERRWVANAPGAYANVRPGRAVVTAELQEVRFSGLMPRSVTTVAQDSRDVEVHRH; via the coding sequence ATGCGCAGCTCCGCCCGCCGAATGTCACTCGTGGCCTTCTCCGCGCTGGCCGCCACCACGCTTTTCACCGCTCCGGCCGGCGCCACCGTTTTCGAGCAGGGGATTTCCGTACGGGACGCGTACGTCGCCCACGACGGCGCCGTCACCCTTTCCGGGACGTACCACTGCGAGCAGGCGTCACCCATGGGGGCGATGCAGATCAAGGCGACCGTCGCACAGGAGGGTGGTGGCCGGCTGAGCGTCGGCGCGGAGCAGATCGTCTGCGACGGGCAGGAGCGCCGCTGGGTGGCGAACGCGCCGGGCGCCTACGCGAACGTGCGCCCGGGCCGTGCCGTGGTCACCGCGGAGCTCCAGGAGGTCCGGTTCTCGGGCCTGATGCCGAGGTCGGTCACCACCGTCGCCCAGGACTCGCGCGACGTCGAGGTCCACAGGCACTGA
- a CDS encoding DUF5949 family protein has product MTSTQAEIDRSQLGTLSVLAWIGDPEEAHDIPYLLAYTLGDGPKGREAGEAAARGLLEEIGLPIGDVVMDGTLKAATFPVQILLEGNQIALTLPGMNARCTAPDEWVAAADESGQAYFLFATRAWPEAVPGQPVAPETLQAFAGDESVLTSSAHCVLAVRRVQR; this is encoded by the coding sequence ATGACTTCTACTCAAGCCGAAATCGACCGGTCCCAGCTCGGCACCCTTTCGGTGCTCGCCTGGATCGGCGACCCCGAAGAGGCGCACGACATCCCGTACCTCCTCGCCTACACCCTCGGCGACGGACCGAAGGGCCGGGAGGCGGGCGAGGCGGCCGCCCGCGGGCTGCTGGAGGAGATCGGCCTGCCCATCGGCGACGTGGTCATGGACGGCACCCTCAAGGCGGCCACCTTCCCGGTGCAGATCCTGCTGGAGGGCAACCAGATCGCGCTCACCCTGCCCGGGATGAACGCGCGCTGCACCGCCCCCGACGAGTGGGTCGCGGCGGCGGACGAGAGCGGGCAGGCGTACTTCCTCTTCGCCACCCGCGCCTGGCCGGAGGCGGTCCCGGGGCAGCCGGTCGCGCCGGAGACCCTGCAGGCCTTCGCGGGCGACGAGTCGGTGCTCACCAGCAGCGCGCACTGCGTCCTCGCCGTGCGGCGCGTGCAGCGGTAG
- a CDS encoding carboxylate--amine ligase, translating into MHAYLNHVPAVVLRLDRNPFHHGTLGAVRSLGRKGVEVHAVVEAGGGPMGRSRYLRAVHPGPVGGLDPEAPEALLECLTEVSERIGRPAVLIAMDDLSAIAVSRVAPRLRERFRIPHQPDNLPARVADKAELSRLCARWDVPHPETVIPASGAEAAEAAWRLGLPVIAKWSRPWLLPSGADGLRSTVLLHTTAEARRLYERSAEAGSRLLLQRFLPAGADTDWFFHGAFARGGRPLLAGSGRKELSWPVRTGLTAVGRWLPDPAVEEAGLRLAERLGYQGILDLDFRRDESGCFRLVDFNPRPGAQFRLFADSAGLDVVQAMYLDLTGQQVPQPSGGPGRVFVAENYALLARIRGGSMPRRPAVVPADPAGSAGTSASSAPGADRGTATKRAPRRAVERGRVETAWFAADDLLPFLAMLGALLGRGAGKGVRALRGVPEQGRRTALAVVRAPRQRGRNQSEAGSTGSAGAAGSASRPVPPGASAEPDELVTR; encoded by the coding sequence ATGCACGCGTATCTCAACCATGTGCCCGCCGTTGTGCTCAGACTCGATCGCAATCCGTTCCACCACGGAACCCTCGGCGCCGTCAGATCCCTTGGCCGCAAGGGCGTGGAGGTTCATGCCGTCGTCGAGGCCGGGGGAGGTCCCATGGGGCGTTCGCGATACCTGCGCGCCGTGCATCCGGGACCGGTGGGCGGGCTGGACCCCGAGGCGCCCGAGGCGCTGCTGGAGTGTCTGACCGAGGTCTCGGAGCGGATCGGGCGCCCGGCCGTGCTCATCGCCATGGACGACCTGAGCGCGATCGCCGTGTCCCGGGTCGCGCCGAGGCTCCGCGAGCGTTTCCGGATCCCCCATCAGCCCGACAACCTGCCGGCCCGGGTGGCCGACAAGGCCGAGCTGTCGCGGCTCTGCGCGCGGTGGGACGTCCCGCACCCGGAGACCGTGATCCCGGCGAGCGGGGCCGAGGCGGCCGAGGCGGCCTGGCGGCTCGGTCTGCCGGTGATCGCCAAGTGGAGCCGGCCCTGGCTGCTGCCCTCCGGGGCCGACGGGCTGCGCAGCACCGTGCTCCTGCACACCACCGCCGAGGCGCGCCGGCTCTACGAACGCTCCGCCGAGGCCGGGAGCCGGCTGCTGCTCCAGCGGTTCCTGCCGGCCGGGGCGGACACCGACTGGTTCTTCCACGGCGCCTTCGCGCGGGGCGGGCGTCCGCTGCTCGCGGGTTCGGGCCGCAAGGAGCTGTCCTGGCCGGTGCGGACGGGGCTGACGGCCGTGGGGCGCTGGCTGCCGGATCCGGCGGTGGAGGAGGCGGGGCTGCGGCTCGCCGAACGGCTGGGCTACCAGGGGATCCTGGACCTGGACTTCCGCCGTGACGAGTCGGGCTGCTTCCGGCTGGTGGACTTCAACCCGCGGCCGGGGGCGCAGTTCCGGCTCTTCGCGGACTCGGCCGGGCTGGACGTCGTGCAGGCGATGTACCTGGACCTGACGGGCCAGCAGGTTCCGCAGCCCTCGGGCGGGCCGGGCCGGGTGTTCGTCGCCGAGAACTACGCGCTGCTGGCGCGGATCCGGGGCGGGTCGATGCCGCGCCGTCCGGCGGTGGTCCCGGCGGATCCGGCCGGGTCGGCGGGGACGTCCGCGTCCTCGGCCCCGGGCGCGGACCGGGGGACGGCGACGAAGCGGGCCCCGAGGCGGGCCGTCGAGCGGGGGCGGGTGGAGACGGCCTGGTTCGCCGCCGACGACCTGCTGCCGTTCCTGGCGATGCTGGGCGCCCTGCTGGGGCGGGGCGCGGGCAAGGGCGTACGGGCGCTGCGCGGGGTGCCGGAGCAGGGCCGTCGCACGGCGCTCGCGGTCGTCCGTGCGCCCCGGCAGCGCGGTCGGAACCAGTCGGAGGCCGGTTCCACCGGTTCCGCCGGTGCCGCGGGATCGGCCTCGCGGCCCGTTCCGCCCGGGGCCTCGGCCGAGCCGGACGAGTTGGTGACCCGTTGA
- a CDS encoding lipopolysaccharide biosynthesis protein, whose translation MADTSEKNAEQKSEKKAESRSEGRSERKPDHRSERRPRRRRLSAPLWWPLPACALLGLAAGGAYGVLKAPEYAATSYVVAVPDDTTEPATALGFAQAYARIATSSSTLAYAQPRAGISAAKLRTQVRAETSPESPMIAVTGTSKSPAEAADIANAVADALSLSSNQAAKNTGVQLLLFNQAVAPSEPASPSAAISGAVGMCAGGLLGGLWLLARPGRARRSEAGATGSRTGSAAGTSAASSAEAAVETPVEEYASLPAQGEPASAKEKESVR comes from the coding sequence ATGGCCGACACGTCCGAGAAGAACGCCGAGCAGAAGTCCGAGAAGAAGGCGGAGAGCAGGTCGGAGGGCAGGTCCGAGCGGAAGCCCGACCACCGCTCCGAGCGGCGGCCGCGCCGCCGCAGGCTGTCGGCGCCCCTGTGGTGGCCGCTGCCCGCCTGCGCCCTGCTGGGGCTCGCCGCGGGCGGGGCCTACGGGGTGCTCAAGGCCCCCGAGTACGCCGCCACCAGCTATGTCGTGGCCGTACCCGACGACACCACCGAGCCGGCCACCGCCCTCGGCTTCGCGCAGGCCTACGCCCGTATCGCGACCAGCAGTTCCACCCTCGCCTACGCCCAGCCGCGGGCCGGCATCAGCGCCGCGAAGCTGCGTACCCAGGTACGCGCCGAGACCTCCCCCGAGTCCCCGATGATCGCCGTCACCGGTACCTCGAAGAGCCCCGCCGAGGCCGCCGACATCGCGAACGCGGTCGCCGACGCCCTGTCCCTGAGCAGCAATCAGGCCGCCAAGAACACCGGCGTCCAGCTGCTGCTGTTCAACCAGGCCGTCGCCCCGTCCGAGCCCGCCTCCCCCTCCGCCGCCATCAGCGGCGCCGTCGGCATGTGCGCCGGCGGGCTGCTGGGCGGGCTGTGGCTGCTCGCCCGGCCGGGCCGCGCGCGGCGTTCCGAAGCCGGTGCGACGGGGTCCCGGACCGGGTCCGCCGCCGGTACCTCGGCCGCGTCCTCGGCGGAGGCCGCCGTCGAGACTCCCGTCGAGGAGTACGCCTCGCTGCCCGCGCAGGGTGAGCCGGCCTCGGCCAAGGAGAAGGAGTCCGTTCGATGA
- a CDS encoding cytochrome P450, whose product MTLPAQRHGTDPGRELAEPGFWQQPPAHRLAAFARLRAAEGPVFVPEGSGPGHWALVRHAQVQEASRLPKVFASAPGVTTPEPARWVRALFGDSMVNLDGPDHAQLRKIVQRAFTPRLLAAAEADIHAVAARIVDDVLAERPDEFVSAVASRLPLEVICNMMGIPEHYRAEIADRVNHASENIGVERGLASRLRMPGRGLRALARMQRMVAGIGRERRKHPTDDLISALVRANVDGQALGARQLGAFFSLLMVAGVETTRNAITHGLTLLTDHPDQRDLLLSDFETYADGAVDEMIRHSTPIIQFRRTVAAEHTMDGHVFRPGDKVVLYYASANRDEAVFPDPDAFVITRSPNPHLGFGGGGPHFCLGAHLARVEMKALFRELLTRPVGLRAVGLPDLAGSNFDNRVRSLKFAFERP is encoded by the coding sequence TTGACACTCCCGGCACAACGCCACGGCACCGACCCCGGCAGGGAGCTGGCCGAGCCAGGTTTCTGGCAGCAGCCCCCCGCCCACCGCCTCGCCGCCTTCGCCCGGCTGCGCGCGGCCGAGGGGCCGGTGTTCGTCCCCGAAGGGTCCGGGCCCGGCCACTGGGCCCTGGTCCGCCACGCCCAGGTGCAGGAGGCCAGCCGCCTCCCGAAGGTCTTCGCCAGTGCCCCCGGCGTGACCACCCCCGAGCCGGCCCGCTGGGTGCGGGCCCTGTTCGGGGACTCGATGGTCAATCTGGACGGCCCCGACCACGCCCAGCTGCGCAAGATCGTGCAGCGTGCCTTCACGCCCCGGCTACTGGCGGCCGCCGAGGCCGACATCCACGCCGTGGCCGCCCGCATCGTGGACGACGTACTGGCCGAGCGGCCCGACGAGTTCGTCTCGGCCGTGGCCTCCCGGCTCCCCCTGGAGGTCATCTGCAACATGATGGGCATCCCGGAGCACTACCGGGCCGAGATCGCCGACCGCGTCAACCACGCCTCCGAGAACATCGGTGTGGAACGGGGCCTGGCCTCCCGGCTGCGGATGCCGGGGCGCGGGCTGCGCGCGCTCGCCCGTATGCAGCGGATGGTGGCGGGCATCGGACGGGAGCGGCGCAAGCACCCCACCGACGACCTGATCTCGGCGCTGGTCCGTGCGAACGTCGACGGCCAGGCCCTCGGGGCCCGCCAGCTCGGCGCCTTCTTCTCCCTGTTGATGGTCGCCGGGGTGGAGACCACCCGGAACGCGATCACCCATGGGCTGACCCTGCTGACGGACCACCCCGACCAGCGGGACCTGCTGCTCTCGGACTTCGAGACGTACGCGGACGGCGCGGTGGACGAGATGATCCGGCACTCGACGCCCATCATCCAGTTCCGTAGGACCGTGGCCGCCGAGCACACCATGGACGGGCACGTGTTCCGGCCGGGCGACAAGGTGGTCCTGTACTACGCCTCCGCCAACCGCGACGAGGCGGTCTTCCCCGACCCGGACGCCTTCGTCATCACCCGCTCGCCCAATCCGCATCTGGGCTTCGGCGGCGGCGGGCCGCACTTCTGCCTGGGCGCGCACCTGGCCCGGGTGGAGATGAAGGCCCTCTTCCGGGAGTTGCTGACCCGGCCGGTCGGGTTGCGGGCGGTGGGTCTGCCGGACCTGGCGGGATCGAACTTCGACAACCGGGTCCGCTCGTTGAAGTTCGCCTTCGAACGGCCCTGA
- a CDS encoding GNAT family N-acetyltransferase, translating to MSSGCAGGLSVTLCRDPRQFAALEESWNRLFRGCPTATPFQSHAWLHSWWLSYGKDGRLRIVLVRRGEELVGAAALMLVHRPMPLLVPLGGPITDYFDVLVAAEYADQVVPALARGLHRAARGAVVDLREVRPGAAAEQLYRQWPGVSSVLADSTCMELPTLPFDELVKRMPASGGQRVRAKLRKTDAAGIEEHEVAEQEVPRAVRTLLRLHEKQWRGRGVTPEHLRPRFAEHLTRATRRMVRAGESRLTEFRLDGKVVAANVTLLSPGLSGGYLYGADPDLRTRKVDIATLLLRYEAGRALAEGRPVVSFLRGNEPYKNHWRPETVVNQRFLLATAALAPLLRVHESQLTGRERAVDVLRETLPAARDWRARLNELRVR from the coding sequence ATGAGTTCGGGCTGCGCCGGGGGGCTGTCGGTGACGTTGTGCCGCGACCCCCGGCAGTTCGCCGCGCTGGAGGAGTCCTGGAACAGGCTCTTCCGTGGCTGCCCCACCGCCACCCCCTTCCAGAGCCACGCCTGGCTGCACTCCTGGTGGCTGTCGTACGGCAAGGACGGCCGGCTCCGGATCGTCCTCGTCCGGCGCGGCGAGGAACTGGTCGGCGCGGCCGCCCTGATGCTCGTACACCGGCCGATGCCGCTGCTGGTGCCGCTCGGCGGACCCATCACCGACTACTTCGACGTGCTCGTGGCGGCGGAGTACGCCGACCAGGTCGTCCCGGCGCTGGCCCGCGGGCTGCACCGGGCCGCCCGCGGCGCCGTCGTGGACCTGCGGGAGGTACGTCCCGGGGCCGCCGCCGAGCAGCTGTACCGGCAGTGGCCCGGTGTCTCCAGCGTGCTCGCCGACTCCACGTGCATGGAGCTGCCCACGCTGCCGTTCGACGAACTGGTCAAGCGGATGCCGGCCTCCGGCGGCCAGCGGGTGCGGGCCAAACTGCGCAAGACCGACGCGGCCGGCATCGAGGAGCACGAGGTCGCCGAGCAGGAGGTGCCGCGCGCCGTACGGACCCTGCTGCGGCTGCACGAGAAGCAGTGGCGCGGCCGCGGGGTGACGCCCGAGCACCTGCGGCCCCGCTTCGCCGAGCACCTGACCCGGGCCACCCGGCGGATGGTGCGGGCCGGGGAGAGCCGGCTGACGGAGTTCCGGCTGGACGGCAAGGTGGTGGCGGCCAACGTCACGCTGCTGTCGCCCGGGCTCAGCGGCGGCTACCTGTACGGGGCCGACCCGGACCTGCGGACGCGGAAGGTGGACATCGCGACGCTGCTGCTGCGCTACGAGGCCGGGCGGGCCCTCGCCGAGGGCCGCCCGGTGGTGAGCTTCCTGCGCGGCAACGAGCCGTACAAGAACCACTGGCGGCCCGAGACGGTCGTCAACCAGCGGTTCCTGCTGGCCACGGCGGCACTCGCGCCCCTGCTGCGGGTGCACGAGTCGCAGCTGACGGGGCGCGAGCGGGCGGTGGACGTCCTACGGGAGACGCTGCCGGCCGCCAGGGACTGGCGGGCGCGGCTCAACGAACTGCGGGTGCGATGA